A segment of the Candidatus Neomarinimicrobiota bacterium genome:
CGGGTTGAAGCCGGAAAGAGTCGGTATATCGAACTCAAGCTCCCCATCTTTCAAGGGGAGAACGACACCGTCCTCATCCACCATGAGAAATGGGACATGATTGATGTAAGCGATTGGCTTTCTCTCAATGATATCGATCGACAGAGTAGAGGGATAATTACTGCTCACGCGGGCAGCCTTGATGTAAGGATGATCCTCCAGTTTTTCTTGCAGCCCCTCAGGATCTATTTGGGTGAGGGTAGCGGATTGCGACATCTCAACCAGATTGAGCAACTCCTCTTTCTCCAGGAATTGGTTTCCGGTAACCACAATTCTTCTCAGGCGAAAGTGTTCTGTTGCGTTAGCCCAGTGAAAGGCGAAGGTGATCAGGGCCATAAACCCTCCGAAGCCAAACAGCAGAACAAGCCCGGTCACAACGCTCCGGAGGCCTGCTAACAGCCGTTTTTTCAGTACGGTCATCCTATTATGCATCGAAATAGTCCGGGGAAAAGCCAAGAGTCTTAATCTCGAGTTCCAGGTCTACCCCAAGTTTTTTCTGGACGGTTTTCCTCGCGAGACGAATAAGCCAGGCAATGTCCTCCGCGGTGGAGCCCCCGTGATTGAGAAAGAAGTTCCCGTGTTTTGGAGAGATCTCCGCGGCCCCGCGTTTTGTCCCCTTTAATCCCGCCCGCTCGATGAGGTATCCAGCTGGTTTTGCATTGGGGGGATTCTTGAACACGCTGCCAGCCGAACGAAAGCGGAGTGGCTGCGTAGCCTTGCGACTCTGACTCGCCTTGGCTTTGAGCGATCGAATCTTTTCAGGCTCCCCCTTTTCCATTTCGAACGTGGCAGCGAGAATAACTTGATCGTCGGAGAGGGAGGAAGACCTGTAGCTGAATTCCACCTCATGCCTCTCATAGTCCCGCTGTTCTCCGGACAGTGTCATTACTGAAAGACTTTTCAAGAAATTTGATATTTCATGCCCATACGCACCGGCATTCATTCGGACGGCGCCGCCCAGGGTACCCGGTACACCTATGAGACTTTCGACTCCGGTCAGATTTTCTCTCAGACATTCCTTCACAAAATGTCCCATCATGGTGCCACTCTGAGCGAATACATGGGTCTCCTTCACGGTCATGGACCTGAAATGCTTCGACAGGCTGATAACGATTCCGTCGAAGCCGGTGTCGCTCACGAGGAGATTTGACCCGGATCCTATGATATATATCTTGATATTCTGTTGCCAGGCTGCTTTGAGAATCGATTTCAGGTCGTTTTCGTCCACGGGGTAGAAAAAGCCACGTGCGGAACCTCCAATTCCATATGAAGTATGCTTTGACATGGGTTCATTCCAGAGGATTGTCCCTTTCAACTTCCCCTCCAGTTCTTTCAGTTGCTTCCCGGTCTCTTTCTCTGGCATTTCAAGCCGATACCTTCTGCTTTTGAAGTAGTTTCACAAACTCATCGCACACTTGCCAGATGTCCCCCGCCCCGAGCGTGATGACAAGATCCCCCGCTTT
Coding sequences within it:
- a CDS encoding FtsQ-type POTRA domain-containing protein, which produces MTVLKKRLLAGLRSVVTGLVLLFGFGGFMALITFAFHWANATEHFRLRRIVVTGNQFLEKEELLNLVEMSQSATLTQIDPEGLQEKLEDHPYIKAARVSSNYPSTLSIDIIERKPIAYINHVPFLMVDEDGVVLPLKDGELEFDIPTLSGFNPASELYLAGERCLSRKVLETVDFLNLVTVEFPDLYGDISEVQINATDEYVLFLSQHPTRIYLGSTPSALKIRVLRQFSHIITGARTLHDYSYVDLRYEKQIVVREKA
- the murB gene encoding UDP-N-acetylmuramate dehydrogenase: MPEKETGKQLKELEGKLKGTILWNEPMSKHTSYGIGGSARGFFYPVDENDLKSILKAAWQQNIKIYIIGSGSNLLVSDTGFDGIVISLSKHFRSMTVKETHVFAQSGTMMGHFVKECLRENLTGVESLIGVPGTLGGAVRMNAGAYGHEISNFLKSLSVMTLSGEQRDYERHEVEFSYRSSSLSDDQVILAATFEMEKGEPEKIRSLKAKASQSRKATQPLRFRSAGSVFKNPPNAKPAGYLIERAGLKGTKRGAAEISPKHGNFFLNHGGSTAEDIAWLIRLARKTVQKKLGVDLELEIKTLGFSPDYFDA